From Sediminibacterium sp. TEGAF015, a single genomic window includes:
- a CDS encoding tetratricopeptide repeat protein, whose translation MKTFSLSLIIGFATIFSIANAQETLVLSNPDAAIKEARLLYQQEKYSLAFPYIKHLYNTGIDATNMPIQQKEEVQFLYITCGLQMGMRDMVTLAEEYLKTGNQPAYMQLTAYYLGEFFYQQKDYARAATLYSQVGIANLSNRQIANMKFHQAYAFFVQQDFEKAKPLFNAIRQLPKDPNYIDANYYYGFLAFSNKEYSQAIECLLIAESHPDYQHVIPFYLTELYYFSGDRDKALSYGESAIKKNGQYYDLQLKQLVGHLLFQKREFARALPYLEGYAAGAEKIRREDLYELSYCYYEAKNWNKAIQGFKQIGGAKDSLEQNSMYLLADAYLKMNDLQNARNAFQFCAANNSNLSQKEVSLFHYAKISYELGYFDLAVNSFQQFISQFPTSGYVNESRELLVSTLANTSNYKDALQLYESLPNKTASAIGLFPRLLYGRAVELMNDQRAIEAEILLDRLMAASNNGSFLPYALFWKGELSYRSGKMDDAVNYLQLYLKNPQKNGEVNPTNARYNLGYAFLKKEEYRQAKEQFEWVNKNPLTAQNSIERDAVVRAADCWFMLKENRQAVQLYDQIIQLNWTSADYATYQKAIIAGASNNQSLKLDLLQNLLQLFPNSSLTGQTRLEIANTYIADEAFEKAIDPLVTLISQQGATALYPQAYQKLGIAYFNLNKNEASLEQFKHLIAKYPNSSEAEAAIEYVRNIFIEQQKPQEYISFMEANGKELSTMEADSVTYKSAMVRFEMKDNTGAEAGFKSYIQSFPKGRYVVDANYILAEISLLQKNNKEALGYYVAVAKEAPNKYAERSALQAGRIYYFDLQDYTTAANYYLIVKNIALQQENKLEAMRGLLRCQFKTQQFDQAAPNAAELLLQKGIANDDRLMAGFVIAKNDLNEKKYSSALAGFQNLLVLGKSEITAESQFRIAEIQFITGKLDESEKTCFEVIKKYGSYTYWVTKSYLLAGDIYFTQKDLFNAEATFKSIAENSSIPELKTEALNKLNAVLSEKTKIN comes from the coding sequence ATGAAAACATTTTCCCTTTCACTGATTATAGGTTTCGCTACCATTTTTTCTATTGCCAATGCACAGGAAACGCTAGTGCTGTCTAATCCGGATGCAGCCATAAAAGAAGCTAGGTTATTGTATCAGCAGGAAAAATATAGTTTGGCATTTCCCTATATAAAACACTTATATAATACAGGAATTGATGCAACCAATATGCCAATTCAACAAAAGGAAGAAGTTCAGTTCTTATATATTACCTGTGGTCTTCAAATGGGGATGAGAGATATGGTAACATTGGCAGAAGAATATCTGAAGACTGGCAATCAGCCAGCATATATGCAGTTAACTGCCTACTACCTGGGAGAGTTTTTTTATCAGCAAAAAGACTATGCCCGTGCAGCCACTTTGTATAGTCAGGTAGGAATTGCCAATTTGAGCAACAGGCAAATTGCCAATATGAAATTTCATCAGGCGTATGCATTTTTTGTACAGCAGGATTTTGAAAAAGCCAAACCTTTATTCAATGCCATCAGGCAATTGCCCAAAGACCCTAATTATATAGATGCCAATTATTATTATGGTTTTCTGGCATTCAGTAACAAAGAATATAGTCAGGCTATAGAGTGCTTATTAATTGCAGAGTCTCATCCCGACTATCAGCACGTGATCCCTTTTTATTTAACCGAATTGTATTATTTCAGTGGAGACAGAGACAAAGCCCTTTCTTATGGCGAAAGTGCCATCAAAAAAAACGGTCAATATTACGATTTACAGCTAAAGCAACTGGTAGGGCATCTACTTTTTCAGAAACGTGAATTTGCAAGAGCATTGCCTTATCTGGAAGGTTACGCTGCAGGAGCTGAAAAGATCAGAAGAGAAGACTTATACGAGTTGTCTTATTGCTACTATGAGGCCAAAAACTGGAATAAAGCTATACAGGGGTTCAAACAGATTGGTGGTGCCAAAGATTCTCTTGAACAAAACAGCATGTATTTACTTGCAGACGCATATTTAAAAATGAATGATTTGCAGAATGCCAGAAATGCCTTTCAATTCTGCGCTGCCAACAACAGTAATTTATCTCAGAAGGAAGTTTCGCTTTTTCACTATGCCAAAATATCGTACGAACTGGGTTATTTTGATTTAGCTGTTAATAGTTTCCAGCAATTTATCAGCCAGTTTCCTACCTCAGGTTATGTAAATGAATCCAGAGAATTATTGGTGAGTACGCTGGCCAATACGAGCAACTATAAAGATGCTTTACAACTTTACGAGTCATTGCCCAATAAAACTGCTTCTGCTATTGGATTATTCCCACGTTTATTGTATGGAAGGGCTGTTGAATTAATGAATGATCAGCGTGCCATTGAAGCAGAAATATTATTAGACCGTTTAATGGCTGCTTCCAACAATGGTTCTTTCCTTCCGTATGCTTTATTCTGGAAAGGAGAGTTGAGTTATCGCTCGGGTAAAATGGATGATGCCGTCAATTATTTGCAGCTATACCTGAAGAATCCCCAAAAAAATGGAGAAGTAAATCCTACAAATGCGCGTTACAATCTGGGGTATGCATTTTTAAAGAAAGAAGAATACAGGCAGGCAAAAGAGCAATTTGAATGGGTAAATAAGAATCCATTAACCGCACAAAATAGTATAGAAAGGGATGCAGTGGTAAGAGCAGCCGATTGTTGGTTTATGTTAAAAGAAAACAGGCAGGCAGTGCAACTATACGATCAGATTATTCAATTAAATTGGACTAGTGCAGATTACGCAACGTATCAAAAAGCCATTATTGCCGGTGCTAGCAATAATCAGTCTTTAAAGCTGGATTTACTACAGAACCTTTTACAGCTTTTCCCTAATTCCAGTTTAACTGGTCAGACACGTTTGGAAATTGCCAATACATATATTGCAGACGAGGCTTTTGAAAAAGCAATCGACCCATTGGTTACTTTAATCAGTCAGCAGGGGGCTACGGCCTTGTATCCTCAGGCTTATCAGAAACTGGGAATCGCTTATTTTAATTTGAATAAGAATGAAGCTTCTTTGGAACAGTTTAAGCATCTAATTGCCAAGTACCCAAATAGCTCTGAAGCGGAAGCGGCTATAGAATATGTTCGGAATATTTTCATTGAGCAACAAAAGCCACAAGAATATATCAGCTTCATGGAAGCCAACGGGAAAGAATTAAGTACCATGGAAGCGGATTCTGTTACTTATAAATCTGCTATGGTTCGTTTTGAAATGAAAGACAATACAGGAGCCGAAGCTGGATTCAAATCGTATATTCAAAGTTTTCCTAAAGGCCGATATGTTGTAGACGCAAATTATATCTTAGCTGAAATCAGTTTGCTTCAGAAAAACAATAAAGAGGCATTGGGCTATTATGTAGCAGTTGCAAAGGAGGCGCCCAACAAATATGCTGAAAGAAGTGCGTTACAGGCGGGAAGAATTTATTATTTTGATTTGCAGGATTATACCACAGCAGCCAATTATTATTTAATTGTAAAAAATATTGCATTGCAACAGGAGAACAAACTGGAAGCTATGCGAGGACTCCTGCGTTGCCAATTCAAAACACAACAGTTTGACCAGGCTGCCCCTAATGCAGCTGAACTTTTACTTCAAAAAGGTATCGCAAATGATGATCGTTTAATGGCTGGTTTTGTAATTGCAAAAAATGATTTAAACGAAAAGAAATATTCTTCCGCATTAGCCGGCTTTCAGAATTTGCTGGTGTTGGGTAAATCTGAAATAACTGCGGAGTCGCAATTCAGGATTGCAGAGATTCAGTTTATAACAGGCAAACTAGATGAATCTGAAAAAACTTGTTTTGAAGTCATTAAAAAATATGGGTCATACACTTATTGGGTAACCAAAAGTTATCTATTAGCGGGTGATATCTACTTTACCCAGAAGGATTTATTCAACGCAGAAGCCACTTTTAAGAGTATTGCCGAAAACTCCAGTATTCCTGAATTAAAAACAGAGGCATTGAATAAATTGAATGCAGTTCTTTCAGAAAAAACAAAAATCAATTAA
- a CDS encoding TonB-dependent receptor, translating into MKPSSLFLFVLLLIGFTSDVAAQRKKKSVKSKKTAIRKTTKAKKKNKAVASRKNNNNQKTTQVQNVKGESISVAYSIPNSQDSSSPKTVIITSAFKPSLQNAAKVNFTAATGINDSSRLPLTYKVPSSNLFFLYQPIPLKPLALPSDSPMVWKNTHQVKLGAGNLSSFMGEGKFSFGDIRNAVTQIEAGYIRTQGKLYAQQYSKFHLDVLNHFTSKSNLEWTSRANFHSTTRYKYGFLPSSLAYTKDQIQLVYNALQLEVGLKNSIPTASKINFNPVIQFNRFTNAENAGENNLILNAPIQKELTSQFSLQMAFQADIANYKTDVNAWKNNLIILAPSVKFRSNAFNLEAGIRPSWDNSAFHLLPNLILQTGLSGTSLKLEAGFQGSIDKNSFRSLAKFNPWIALPNAIKNTRMIEQFIGFKGNSGNHISYNAKLAYRQLTDQPLFINQLGDGKSFDLLYTNMNMLHLVGEMNYAVQEKLTLTAGAQYNHFSKISAAPDAFGMIPLELTGTVLWKPLSDLQIKSDIFYRSGSMYRDQFSLASKRLSPAVDLNIGVEFGLLPKLNAWIQMNNIFNNVYQRWNQYPVFGFNVLGGVVYSFQ; encoded by the coding sequence ATGAAACCAAGTTCCCTCTTTCTATTTGTTTTGCTGCTGATTGGATTTACATCGGATGTTGCTGCTCAGCGCAAGAAAAAAAGCGTGAAATCTAAAAAGACAGCAATCAGGAAAACCACAAAAGCAAAAAAGAAAAATAAAGCAGTTGCATCTAGGAAAAATAACAACAACCAGAAAACTACACAAGTACAGAATGTAAAGGGAGAAAGTATTTCAGTGGCCTATTCCATTCCGAATAGTCAGGATAGCAGCTCACCCAAAACGGTAATTATTACTTCTGCTTTCAAGCCATCTTTGCAGAATGCTGCAAAAGTAAATTTTACAGCTGCTACCGGTATCAATGATTCAAGCAGATTACCACTCACCTATAAAGTACCTTCTTCTAATTTATTTTTCCTTTACCAACCAATTCCATTAAAACCACTGGCTTTGCCAAGTGATTCTCCTATGGTCTGGAAAAATACCCATCAGGTTAAACTGGGAGCAGGTAATTTAAGCAGTTTCATGGGAGAAGGTAAATTCAGTTTTGGAGATATCCGAAATGCTGTTACCCAAATTGAGGCAGGCTATATTCGTACGCAAGGAAAATTGTATGCGCAACAATACAGTAAGTTTCATTTGGATGTACTAAACCATTTTACATCCAAATCAAATCTGGAATGGACATCCAGAGCCAACTTCCATAGCACCACACGCTATAAATATGGATTTCTGCCAAGCTCTTTGGCGTATACGAAAGACCAAATTCAGTTGGTGTATAATGCACTGCAACTTGAAGTAGGGTTGAAAAACAGCATTCCAACCGCTTCAAAAATCAATTTTAATCCGGTCATTCAGTTCAATCGCTTTACCAATGCAGAAAATGCTGGTGAAAACAACCTTATTTTGAATGCCCCAATACAAAAAGAATTGACTAGCCAATTTAGTCTGCAAATGGCATTTCAGGCGGATATTGCCAATTACAAAACCGATGTAAATGCATGGAAAAACAATCTTATTATATTGGCTCCATCTGTAAAATTTCGTTCCAATGCATTCAATCTGGAAGCAGGAATCAGACCTAGCTGGGATAATAGTGCATTTCATTTATTGCCCAATCTTATTTTGCAAACGGGCCTATCAGGAACTTCACTAAAACTGGAAGCTGGTTTTCAGGGAAGTATTGATAAAAATAGTTTCCGGTCGTTGGCAAAATTCAATCCATGGATAGCTTTGCCCAATGCCATTAAAAATACCCGGATGATAGAACAATTCATCGGGTTTAAGGGAAATTCAGGGAATCATATTTCTTACAATGCCAAACTGGCTTACCGTCAGTTAACCGATCAGCCATTATTCATTAATCAATTGGGTGACGGGAAGTCGTTTGACCTACTCTATACAAACATGAATATGCTTCATTTAGTTGGTGAAATGAATTATGCTGTTCAGGAAAAGCTGACACTAACCGCAGGTGCTCAATACAATCATTTCAGTAAAATTAGTGCAGCTCCGGACGCTTTTGGTATGATTCCGCTGGAACTAACCGGCACAGTATTATGGAAGCCATTGAGCGATTTACAGATAAAATCTGACATTTTTTATAGAAGTGGCTCAATGTACAGAGATCAGTTTTCTTTAGCTTCCAAACGCCTGTCTCCGGCTGTAGATTTGAATATTGGTGTGGAGTTTGGCCTGCTTCCTAAATTGAATGCATGGATTCAAATGAACAATATTTTCAATAATGTTTATCAACGCTGGAATCAATATCCTGTTTTTGGTTTCAATGTTTTGGGAGGAGTTGTATATTCGTTTCAATAA
- a CDS encoding class I SAM-dependent methyltransferase, whose product MLPRAMYTPVHSFHCPACNSGNIQFALTAKDHTVSQINFDVWHCNDCSLRFTQDIPAIHEIGTFYQSANYISHSNTKKGLINQLYHLVRNYTLGLKARQIKRFTGLQKGRLLDIGAGVGAFAATMQNVGWTVTALEPDEQARKTAADTFGLTLQLPEALYRFVGDSFDVITLWHVLEHVHDLSGYWKAFHTCLPKGGKLVIAVPNYTSADASYYQQDWAAYDVPRHLYHFSPASMQELATQNGFRMVKMQPMWFDAFYVAMLSEQYKTGKINYLSAFIQGIKSNWSAMGNAAKCSSVIYVMEKN is encoded by the coding sequence ATGCTACCAAGAGCTATGTATACACCTGTTCATTCCTTTCATTGCCCTGCCTGTAATTCCGGTAATATCCAATTCGCTTTAACAGCAAAAGATCATACAGTTAGTCAAATTAACTTTGATGTATGGCATTGCAACGATTGTTCATTGCGTTTTACGCAGGATATTCCTGCGATTCACGAGATTGGTACTTTTTATCAGTCTGCCAATTATATCTCTCATTCAAATACTAAAAAAGGACTGATTAATCAGCTGTATCATCTGGTAAGAAATTATACGCTAGGTTTAAAAGCCAGACAAATTAAACGATTTACTGGTTTACAAAAAGGAAGACTATTGGATATTGGAGCGGGAGTCGGTGCTTTTGCAGCTACTATGCAAAATGTAGGATGGACTGTGACGGCATTAGAGCCGGATGAGCAAGCAAGAAAAACAGCAGCAGATACATTTGGGTTAACACTGCAACTTCCCGAAGCATTGTATCGTTTTGTTGGAGATAGTTTTGATGTAATTACCTTATGGCATGTACTGGAACATGTACACGATTTATCAGGTTACTGGAAAGCCTTTCATACTTGTTTGCCTAAAGGAGGGAAGCTGGTGATTGCAGTACCCAATTATACATCAGCTGATGCCAGTTATTATCAGCAAGACTGGGCTGCTTATGATGTGCCAAGACATTTGTATCATTTTTCACCAGCCTCCATGCAGGAACTGGCCACGCAAAATGGTTTCAGAATGGTGAAAATGCAGCCTATGTGGTTTGATGCATTCTATGTAGCCATGCTAAGCGAACAGTACAAAACCGGTAAGATTAATTATTTGTCAGCCTTTATTCAAGGGATTAAATCAAATTGGAGCGCAATGGGTAATGCTGCTAAATGCAGTTCAGTTATCTACGTAATGGAAAAAAATTAA
- a CDS encoding glutaminyl-peptide cyclotransferase, producing MRLGFVLLWIVTGAIACNSGAETETQSSENINIVQEPANIPYQIIKIYPHDTSSYTQGLEWLKDQLWEGTGWYSESKLLLTDFITGKAIKKVKLPDNEFGEGITIFKDKIFQLTWENHKVYQYNAKTLAVEKTFDWPYEGWGITHNDTALIISTGGSNIYWVDPTNFKIVKTVGVTDNNGYVDSINELEWAEGFLYANKYLTDYILKINPATGQVVGRVNMAGLLQQTNQPILANTDVLNGIAYRPSSKTFFITGKRWPALYEIQLN from the coding sequence ATGAGATTAGGATTTGTATTGTTGTGGATAGTTACGGGAGCAATTGCCTGTAATAGCGGGGCAGAAACGGAAACCCAGAGCAGTGAGAATATCAATATTGTTCAGGAACCGGCGAATATACCTTACCAGATAATTAAAATATATCCCCACGATACTTCTTCCTACACACAGGGGCTTGAATGGTTGAAGGATCAGCTTTGGGAAGGAACCGGATGGTATTCGGAAAGTAAATTATTGCTAACTGATTTTATAACGGGAAAGGCAATTAAAAAAGTTAAATTACCTGACAATGAATTTGGGGAAGGCATTACCATTTTTAAAGACAAAATTTTTCAGTTAACCTGGGAGAATCACAAAGTGTATCAGTACAATGCCAAAACCTTAGCAGTAGAAAAAACTTTTGACTGGCCCTATGAAGGATGGGGAATTACACACAATGACACGGCACTAATCATTTCAACTGGCGGGAGTAATATCTATTGGGTTGATCCTACAAATTTTAAAATTGTCAAAACTGTGGGTGTTACCGATAACAATGGATATGTAGACAGCATTAATGAACTGGAATGGGCAGAAGGATTTTTATATGCCAATAAATACCTTACCGACTATATTCTGAAAATTAATCCTGCAACAGGTCAGGTAGTTGGAAGAGTGAATATGGCAGGGCTATTGCAACAGACAAATCAACCAATATTAGCCAATACAGATGTTTTGAATGGGATTGCCTATCGCCCTTCGAGCAAAACTTTTTTTATAACAGGAAAAAGATGGCCGGCATTGTATGAAATACAATTGAATTAA
- a CDS encoding NAD(P)/FAD-dependent oxidoreductase, which produces MLSFWEKDSYYAHSDIIIIGAGLMGLWSALELKKQRPSLSITILERNTTPLGASTRNAGFACFGSLTELLSDEASMGTHRMLEILEARYKGIEKIKSYFSGATIQYDPCGGFEAIPASHETAAHLDDHIQYLNQLLSPITNLDQTFTNQTAQMRQIGLKNFDHLVGNMLEAGIHSGKLVNALSKLVIENGVTILYGLEVKEWYSNQNGVQVQTKNGLTLSGQQLISCVNGFTQELMPSLHIVPARGQIIVSNTFEHLPMKGTFHFDEGFYYWRNLDNRILIGGARNLDFEEEETTDLSGTEKIRTHLLAFLREHIVTEEKIEIAQYWSGIMGFTPTKEPLTEQIAPNTFAAIACNGMGVALTPVIAEKLAKMVTANV; this is translated from the coding sequence ATGCTTTCATTCTGGGAAAAAGACAGTTATTATGCCCACTCCGATATCATTATCATTGGAGCAGGACTAATGGGTCTTTGGTCTGCGTTGGAATTGAAAAAACAACGTCCTTCCCTCTCTATTACCATTCTCGAAAGAAATACTACTCCATTGGGGGCATCCACTCGCAATGCAGGATTCGCCTGTTTTGGAAGCCTTACCGAATTATTGAGTGATGAAGCTTCAATGGGAACCCATCGCATGTTGGAAATTCTGGAAGCTAGGTACAAAGGCATTGAGAAAATCAAATCCTATTTTTCTGGAGCTACCATTCAATATGATCCTTGTGGTGGATTTGAAGCCATACCGGCCTCTCATGAAACGGCTGCGCATCTGGATGATCATATTCAATACTTAAACCAATTGCTCTCCCCCATTACAAATCTGGATCAGACTTTTACCAACCAAACTGCACAGATGCGGCAAATTGGTCTGAAAAACTTTGACCATTTGGTGGGAAATATGCTGGAAGCAGGTATTCATAGTGGCAAACTGGTGAATGCATTATCAAAATTGGTTATAGAAAATGGTGTTACAATTCTCTATGGATTAGAAGTAAAAGAGTGGTATAGTAATCAGAACGGTGTTCAGGTTCAAACAAAAAATGGATTAACATTAAGTGGTCAACAATTGATTAGCTGTGTAAATGGATTCACGCAGGAATTGATGCCTTCACTACATATTGTTCCTGCAAGAGGACAAATTATTGTCAGCAACACATTTGAACACCTACCCATGAAAGGGACTTTTCATTTTGATGAAGGTTTTTATTATTGGCGTAATCTGGATAACCGCATCTTGATTGGAGGAGCCCGCAATCTGGATTTTGAAGAAGAAGAAACTACTGACTTGTCAGGTACAGAAAAAATCAGAACCCATTTATTAGCATTTCTACGCGAGCATATTGTAACTGAAGAAAAAATTGAAATTGCACAATACTGGAGTGGCATAATGGGATTCACACCAACGAAAGAGCCGCTTACTGAACAGATAGCGCCCAACACTTTCGCTGCCATTGCCTGCAATGGAATGGGGGTAGCACTCACCCCGGTTATTGCCGAAAAATTAGCAAAAATGGTTACAGCGAATGTTTAA
- the ychF gene encoding redox-regulated ATPase YchF, with protein MALQAGIVGLPNVGKSTLFNAVSISAKAQASNYRFCTIEPNVGLVDVPDERLTKLAELVIPNRVVPTQMEIVDIAGLVKGASKGEGLGNKFLGNIREVDAIIHVIRCFEDENVLREEGVINPVGDKEIIETELQLKDLESVEKKMQRVEKMARVGSDAKAKAEFEILQRCQNHLMAGKSIHTLGLSKEEKSAVADLFLLTDKPVLYVANVDEASMHTGNKYSEQLKKAVEAEGAQVIIMCNNIEAQIAELENPDDKQMFMEEYQMKEPALNRLIQSAYKLLNLDTYFTAGVQEVRAWTIHKGWKAPQAASVIHTDFEKGFIKAEVIAYEDFVKYGSESACRDNGRLRIEGKEYIVKDGDIMHFRFNV; from the coding sequence ATGGCTTTACAAGCAGGTATCGTAGGTCTTCCAAACGTGGGTAAATCAACCCTTTTTAATGCAGTGAGTATTAGTGCAAAAGCTCAGGCAAGTAACTATCGCTTTTGTACCATTGAACCCAATGTAGGTTTGGTGGACGTACCCGATGAACGCCTGACCAAACTGGCTGAACTAGTAATCCCAAACAGAGTTGTGCCTACACAAATGGAAATTGTAGACATTGCCGGATTGGTAAAAGGTGCCAGCAAGGGCGAAGGACTGGGCAATAAGTTTCTGGGCAATATCCGCGAAGTAGATGCCATCATTCATGTGATCCGTTGTTTTGAAGACGAAAATGTACTTCGTGAAGAAGGGGTCATTAATCCTGTTGGCGACAAGGAAATTATTGAAACAGAATTACAGTTGAAGGATTTGGAAAGTGTAGAAAAGAAAATGCAACGCGTAGAGAAAATGGCGCGGGTAGGTTCTGACGCCAAAGCCAAAGCAGAATTTGAAATTTTACAACGCTGTCAGAATCATCTAATGGCAGGAAAAAGTATCCATACATTGGGTTTGAGCAAGGAAGAGAAATCTGCTGTGGCAGATTTATTCCTTTTAACCGATAAGCCTGTATTATATGTAGCGAATGTAGACGAAGCTTCCATGCACACCGGCAATAAATATTCGGAGCAACTAAAAAAAGCAGTTGAAGCTGAAGGGGCCCAGGTTATTATCATGTGTAACAATATTGAAGCGCAAATTGCTGAGCTGGAAAATCCGGATGACAAGCAAATGTTCATGGAAGAATACCAAATGAAAGAGCCTGCCTTGAATCGTTTAATTCAGTCTGCCTATAAATTACTCAACCTTGATACATATTTCACTGCTGGCGTTCAGGAAGTTCGTGCATGGACAATCCACAAGGGCTGGAAAGCACCTCAGGCTGCAAGTGTAATCCACACCGATTTTGAAAAAGGATTCATTAAAGCAGAAGTAATTGCCTACGAAGATTTTGTAAAATACGGAAGTGAATCTGCCTGCAGAGACAATGGCCGTTTAAGAATTGAAGGGAAAGAGTATATTGTGAAAGACGGCGACATTATGCATTTCCGTTTCAACGTTTAA